The DNA window TGGCGTGACCACCGGCTGGCTGACGCAGGACTGGTCCTGGGAGGGCGGGCATCGTGCCCCTGAGCGGGCCGAGGCGCTGATGGCCGCGCTCGCGGCCTACCGGCCCCGGATGCTGACCGATCTGCGTCTTCAGCTTCGCTGCGAGATCCATACCGTAGCCACCGCCGAGCGGCTGCTCGATGCCATCGGTCGGCATCGCATCGACTATGTCATGTTCCACAACCGGCTCGATGCCGCGGCCGAGCGGCTGCAGGAGCGCACCTGGCCGCCGCCGCGACGCGCGGATCGCGACGGGCTCGCGGCGGCGCAGGCGGCCCGGCCTGATGTTCCGCGCTATCTCTGCCGGCTGGCCGAGGCCTTCGACACGATGGGGGTCCTGTACGGCTCGCATGGCGACCCCGATGGCGAGACCCGCGAGCGCTTCTCGATGATCGGCGCCCGGATCGCCGAATTTCCCACCACCCGGCGCGCCGCCGCCGCCGCCAAGGCCATGAACGATCCGGTGCTGCTGAGCGCGCCCGATGTGATGCAGGACGGATCTCCCCCCGGACAGGTCCCGGCGACAGACCTGATCGCGCAGGGGCTCTGCGATGCGCTGGTGTCGGATTTCTATTATCCGGCGCTGTCCCACGCGGTCTGGCGACTGGTCGATCTGGGGCTGAAGACCCTGCCGCAGGCCTGGGCGATGGTCTCGCAGCGTCCGGCCGAGATCCTGCGCCTGCCCGACCGAGGTCGGCTCGATATCGGAAGACGCGCCGATCTCTGCGTGATCAACGAGCGGACGCGCATGGTCGAGATGACCATTGCCGGCGGGAGGCTGACCTATCTGGCCGGCGAAGCCGCCCATCGCTTCGTCCATCGCATTCACGCGCTCGATATGGCGGCAGAGTGAGCGGGACAGGGCGTCTTTTTAACCGATGCGCCACCTTTTCCCGCTCCGGGCAAGCCATCCCCGGACGGATGTCATGAAATGCGTCTAGACTGAGTTTCGTTAAACGGTGCGACGATCGTAACCAGGAACGATCTTTTCGCCATCCGGCGACCGGAAATTTCACGACGCGCCTTCAGAATGAGACTGCATTTCAGAACCAGACAGGGGGCCGCGACGAAAGCGCGCCCCCTTTTTGGCGGGTCACGCCGTGCGCGGCGGCGAAGGTTGCGCGCCCAGCCCGGAGCGGGCCTTTGCCCTTGCCCCGGAAACGGCGTGCCACCGGGCGAGGTTGCCGCCGCCGGCCATCTGGCGCATGGTGCCGCCCGCAACCGACCCGAAGAACGGCAAGACCCATGGAACGATTCATTCCCGGCCCGGACACCAAGCGCCTTTATCGCGATGCGCTCGGCTGCTTTGCGACCGGCGTGACCGTGGTCACGGCCGCCGGTCCCGACGGCCCCCTCGGCATGACCGCGAACAGCTTTTCCTCGGTCTCGCTCGATCCGCCGCTGGTGCTGTGGTCGCCCGCCCGCGCCTCGGCACGCTATCCGGCGATGACCGGGGCCGAGCGTTTCGCCATCCATGTGCTGGGCGCGGGCGAGGAAGACATCGCCGCGCGTTTTGCCCGCTCGGGCGACGATTTCGAGGGGCTCGACTATGCGCCCGATGCCGATCCGCCGCTGCTCGAACAGGGCTGGATCGCCCGCTTTCTCTGCCGCCAGGTCGCGCTGCATGACGCAGGAGACCATGCCATCGTGATCGGCCATGTCGAGGAATGCGCCCGGCGCGAGGGCCCGCCGCTGGTCTTTGCGGGCGGAGCCTATGGAGATTTCAGCCCGGTCGGCTGAAGACCCACCCCGCGGCGCGCCCCCCAAGTCACCCACGTCGCCCATGCCAGCAGGACGCCGCGCCTTGGCCACGCCGGATCTCCGGACACAGCCAAGCGATTGCGCAGGGAAAGCTCAGGGCGGAAGATTATGCGCCCGGCGCGCGATCTGCCTTTCGGCCCAGGCGCAATCCGGCCAGACCCGGGCGAAACGGACCCGGGCCGGTGGCAGGGCGGCGGATCACTCCGCCGCGCTGTCGCAGATGCCGAGGCTGCGCTTCAGGCGCCGCACCGAGGATGGCGTGACGCCGAAATAGCGCCCGATCTCGGCCTCGTTCAGGCCATAACCGACCATCGCACGCAGCGACGCGGCCGGCATCGGGCCGAGTTTGCCGAAGACGGGGTGAGGGCGCGGACGCATCACCGGTCTGGGCGCAGTTTGTCTGATATCCTGGATCATGTTCACGGCCGACTCCTCCCAATTCGTCCCTGCCGCATGGGCCGTCCTCGTCGCATCAGGAGGCAACGGGCGTCCCTTGCATTAATCCATATCACATCTGTCAGGAACATTCGCGTCTTGACGACAACCTCTCGGCGACTCACCGGCAGAATTCCGCCGCCTTGCACCGCAGCATTACGCTGCGTCACAGCATCGGGGGAGCTAGGCCCGCACCGCGCCCGGCCCGTTCTCCCCCGGACAGAAAGCCCCCGGCACACCGCCGGAGGCCGCCCCCCGGGCCTAGCCGAAGATGTCGGCCGTGATGCCCGCATACCAGCCAAGGCTTTCCTCATAGGTCGCTTTCCTCAGTGCGGCATCCTCGCCGATCTGGCTGACGAAGCCGTCAACCTTGGCGATCCTGTCTGCGCCGACCTGATAGGAGGCGCCCACCTTGACCCCGTCCTCGCTGTCGATCAGCGACCAGCAGGTATTGGAGTATTTCGCCGGGAAGGCCCGCGCCCCGGTCAGCGCCGCGTGCACCTGCATCGCCGCCACCTTGGCCTGGCTGTTGGCCGAGAAGGCCGATTTCGGCATGTCTCCGGCGATTGTCGCATCGCCCAGAACATAGACATTTTCATCAAACCGGCTTTGCATCGTTCCCGGCAGGATCGGGCAGAAGCCGCTGTCATCGGCCAGCCCCGCGACAGCGGCGATATGGCCCGCCTTCTGCGCCGGGATCACGTTGCAGACATCGACCGTCTCGACCATGCCGTCGATCACGACCTCCATGCCGGCTGGCCGCAGCTCGATATCGGCGCCGCCGAAATCGGGACCGATGCGCTGGATCATGCCGGGATAGTGGCGCGCCCAGCCATCCTCGAACAGCGCCTGTTTCGAGAAGCTCTCCTTGGGATCGACGATCAGGATCTTGGCGGTCGGGTTCTGCCGTTTCAGGACATGCGCGACCATCGAGACCCGTTCATAGGGCCCGGGCGGACAGCGGAACGGGTCGGGCGGAGCGATCATGCAGAAGACGCCGCCCGCGCGCATCGCCTCGACCTGGGCCTTCAGCAATTGCGTCTGGCTGCCCGCTTTCCAGGCATGCGGCATCCGGTTCTGCACCGTCAGATCCCAGCCCGGCACCGCGCCGTCGACGAAATCGATCCCCGGCGCGACGATCAGCCGGTCATAGCCCAGCGCATGGCCCGAGGCGAGCGTGACCGAGCGGGCCGCGCGGTCGATATCGACGGCGAGATCGTGGATCACGTTGATGCCGTAGCGGCTGGCAAGCCGCCCGTAATCATGGGCGATCGAGGCGAACTCGCGGAACCCGCCCAGATAGAGGTTCGAGAAGAAGCAGGTGTAATAGCTCTTGCCGGGCTCGATCAGCACCACCTCGATGGCGCCGCCGCTGTCCTTGGCGACATAGCGCGCGGCCGTCGCGCCCCCCGCGCCACCGCCCACGACCACCACGCGCGGCCGGGCCTGGCCGATGGCGCCGGGCGCCGACAGCGCCGCGCCCAGCGCCAGCCCCGTGCCCAGAAAGCTTCGTCTGTTCAGGCTCATGTCTCTGTCTCCCCATGGACATGAATTCGCGCGTTTCCGGTCGTCTTGTCAGTGAGGGCCGGCCGTCAGAGGCCCCGCCCGCCGAAATAGGCCGCCAGCGCCGCGATCTCCTCGTCCGAGAGGCGCCCGGCCATCATCCGCATCACCGGATGCGGGCGCAGCTTCTGCTTGTAGGCATGCATAGCCAGAACGAATTTGCGTTCGGGCCAGAGCGTGATCGAGGGGATGCCCCGGTCGGAGCCGTCGCGCTGATGGCATGTCGTGCATTCGCTCGAGAGGTATTCGCCCCAGGCCGGGTCGCCCACCAGCGCCAGCGTCGCCTCGGGCAGCCGCGGTTCCTCCGCGCGCGCGGTCGGCGCCGCCTCGGGGATGTTCGAGGGCTTGTCGGAATAGCGGCGCAGGAAGGCCAGAAGGTCCGCGCGTTCACCCGCGTCCTCAAGCCCCGGAAAGCTCATCCTTGTGCCCGAGACCAGCACCAGCGGGTTTTCCAGATAGGCATCGAGTGTCTCCAGCGTCCAGGTCAGACCGTCATCGCCCGCCCGCCGCATCGATTGCGAATAGGGAAAGTCCGGGACCGAGGCCGCGCGCCGTCCGAACAGACCGTTCAGCGGCGGGCCGATGCCGGGCTGCGCCCCGGGACCGATTTCATGGCAGCCGCTGCAATAGACCCAGATCTCGGCGCCACGGACAGGGTCGCCGATGGCCTCGACAGGTGTCTCGGCCCGCCCCGCGCCCGCCCCTCCCAAAGCGAGCGCGAGGATCAGACACAGTTCCTCCCTCATATGCAATCAATGCAATTCCGCTATGCGTCAGGCAAGCGATTCTCCATCACCGGGCCTCGAATCGTGCGGACGAAATGACGCATCCCGGCCGGGCTGTCGCGGTCTCTGCGCCGCATCTCCGGGGGCCAACAGAACAGGCCCATGACAGCGACGCCAAAGCCTGAGACCGGCGTTAAGGCTTTGGCGTTGCTTTCCGGTTCCGCGAGCCGGTTCGTTGGCGCTCATGGCCCGAAGAGGACGGCTGCAGCCAGAGCGGCGACGGTCAGGCAGAGCTTGGGACAGCGCTCGTGGCGGGCGGCAATCCGGCGGCAGCCAGGCGGCAGTCCCAAAGGCGACCGAGCCGGGAGGCGATGCGGTCGCGCCGCCTGCCCCGCGCGCCGCATGTCATCGCGAACGGCCTTGCCGCGCAATGTCCGCCCCTGGATGACGGTTCCTATCCCTTGCTCCGATAGGTTTCGCGGACCCGAGCGTCATCATTGCCTCGCCGGCGATCCGCCCGGCGCGTCGCTATCGGCGCTCTCCTGACCGACGGCAACGAGCCGGCGGACTTAGCTTCGTGACGGGATGGGTCCGGGTCTTCATGCCGCCTTTGATACGACCGACCAGCCCCCACGCCGTCCTCTTTCGCCCGGCAGGCTCGTCGCGGTGCGGTGGATCCCGAGACGCCCGGAAAGAGGCTCCGGGCGCAGCGGCCCTGCCTGATATACATGTCTCCGGCCGGGCGCTGCGTCCCGCCTGAGCTGCGTCGGACTGCGATCAAGGGGCCCCGATCAGGGCTGGCACGCAGGTCCCGCAGGCTCGGTCAACCGACCTTGCCCCGGACACGCCCGTTCGGCCCCTGAAGGCCCTCCAGGCGCCATGGCACATCGCGCCGGACTGCAGTCCTGCGGCCAGAGGCCCGCCATGCGCGCGGGCCGTTGCGGGCCGCGACGCATGGGCCCGTACGGCGCGCCCGCTCAAGAGGCCGGGCCTAGTTCGCCGCCGCCCCCTCGGGCGTGACGTCGAGCACGGCAGCGCGCATGGTGATCTCGACCTCCGGCTTGCAGTCGGTCATGCAGGGCGGCTGCGAGAAGCGCGGCAGTTCGGTCGTCTCGCGGTCATCCACGATGAAGCCCTCGGCATTGGGCAGCGCGACCTCGAGGAAATTCTCGTTCGACAGCACGAAATCGTCGTCGACCAGATAATTCGAATAGAGGATATAGGCGGTCACGGCATAGACCTCGTCGACCGTCAGCACCTGCGCCGCGCCGAAGGGCATCGAGCGGTGGACATAATCCCAGACGGTCGAGAGATAGGGCCAGTAGGATCCCACGGTCTTGACCGGGTCGTCGCGGTCGAGCGTGCCCTCGCCACCCGCGAGCTTGGGATAATTGTCGACGCCCTCGGCGAATTCGCCATGGCAGATGGCGCAATTGGCCGAAAAGATCTCTTCGCCATCCTCGACCGAGCCCGAGCCTTCCGGCAGCCCCTGCCCGTCGGGGGCCACATCCAGATCCCAGGCCGCGATTTCCTCGGGCAGCGCCGGGCGGCCGAGACCGAAATCGCCCGCCTGAACCGGACCGGCGAAGGCCAGAAGCAGCGCGGCGGCCGGCAGGTTACGAGACTTCGACATTTTCCGCCTCTCCGCTGGTCTTGACCCACCAGGTCTGGATGCCGTTGTTGTGATAGACCGAATTCAGCCCCCGGATCTCGCGCAGCGCGGTCTTGGTGGGCTGGACATAGCCGGTCTCGTCCATCGCCCGCGATTGCAGCAGCATCTCGGACCCGTCCCAGTCGATATCGAGATAGAAGCGGGTCAGCGCCATCCTCTGCCCCGGCCGGGCCAGCCGCGCGGTCTGCCAGTTCGCCCCGCCATCGAGCGACACATCGACCCGCTCGATCGCGCCCCGGCCCGACCAGGCCAGCCCGGTGATGACCAGCGGCCCGGGCCCGTGGGTGATGGGCGCCTGCGGGCTGGGCGCGGTGATGACCGATTTCGCATCCATCGCCCAGGTCCATTTGCGCGAGGTGCCGTCGGCCAGCGTGTCGGTGTATTTCGAGGTCTCCTCGCGGCTTTCGACGGCCTCGGTCGTGACCTCGACCCGGCGCAGCCACTTGATCCACATGTTGCCCTCCCAGCCCGGCACACAGAGCCGGACCGGATAGCCATGTTCCTTGCGAAGCGCCTCGCCATTGGCCTTGAAGGCCACGAGGCAATCGTCGAGCGCCTTCTCGAGCGGGATCGAGCGGCCGTTCGAGGAGGCATCCGCCCCCTCGACATAGACCCATTTGCCCTCGGGCCTGACGCCGGCCTCTTGCAGGAGCGTGCGCAGCGGCACGCCGGAATATTCCATGTTGTGGATCATGCCATGGGTGAACTGCGCGCCGTTGAGCTGCGCGCCCGCCCATTCCATGCCCGAATTGGCCGCGCATTCCAGGAAATAGGTGTGGTTCACCCGCGGGAAGCGTTCGAGATCGGCATAGGTGAAGATCAGCGGCGTCTCGACCAGCCCGTTGATCATCAGCCGGTAATCTTCCTTCGGCAGATCGATGGCGCCCGAATGGTGGCGCTCGAAGGCGCAGCCCTGCGGCGTGATGGTGCCGTCGAGCGCATGGATCGGGGTGAAATTGACCGAGGAAATCGTGTCGGCCGTCAGCCAGTCGACATTGCGCCGGATCACGTCGGATTCGTAGTCTATGGGCAGGCCATAGGGGGTCACGTCGACACCGTCGCCCCACATCTGCGCCCAGGGCTGTGTCTCGGTGATCAGCGGGTCGGGAATCACCGGATCGGGGCCCTCGGCCGCCGCCTTGCCCGCGACCAGCGCGCCGCCCCCCGCCAGCCCCGCCTTCAGAAACCCGCGCCGCGTGGGCGCGCCCGGCCGGTCGGTCATCGCCTCATCCTCCTTCGTCCCGCTCATGCGCCACTGACCACGACAGACTTGTTCGGGTCGACCCGGACCGTGCCCTGGCGCTTGATGTAATCCTCGACCACCTGCCAGACCGGCGGCCCCTCGGTGCCCTCGTTCACGCTGGCCCAGCCCGAAACCACGTAGGAGCGGGCCGGATCGATCTGTTCGCCGGTCTTCAGCAGCGTCATGTCGGTGATCCGCCGGCCCTGGGGCCTGGTGACGTCGATCCGGTAGCCCATGCCGCCGACCCGGACCATGTCGCCGCCCTGCTGGTAATAGGGATCGGGGTTGAAGAGATTGTCGGCCACGTCCTCGAGGATCGTGTGCAGCATCTCGCCCGTCATCTCGGAGCGGTAGGCGTTCGGATAGGTCATCGCGGTCGCGCTATAGAGATCCTCGCGGGTGATCGGATCGCCCGGAAGCAGGCTCGGCCCCCAGCGGAACCCGGGGCTCAGCGCGATATCGGCCTCGCGCTCGTCGATCAGCGCGTTGCAGATCAGATCGTCCCAGGTGCCGTTGAAATTGCCCCGACGGTAGAGCAGCCCGTCGGTCGTGCCCAGCACCTCGGCCATCTCGTCCTTGTAGGGCGCGCGCTCGCGCTCGATCAGCGCGGTCATCTCGGGATCGGGCGCGATCGCGTCCGAGAAGATCGGGATCAGCTTGTGGCGAAAGCCCATCATCCGCCCCTCGCGCACATCGAGGTCGAGCCGGGTGACGAACTTGCCGTTCGAGCCCGAGGCGATCAGCAGGGTCTGCCCGACCATCACCGGCTGAGGCAGCGCGTCATGGGTGTGGCCTGTCAGGATCACGTCGATGCCGGGCACGTTGCCGGCCATCTTGCGGTCGACATCGAAGCCGTTATGGCTGAGCACCACCACCAGATCGGCACCCTTGCCGCGGACCTCGTCCACCACCTCGGCCATGCGCTCTTCGCGGACGCCGAAGCTGAGGCCGGGGAACATCCATTTCGGATTGGCGATGGGCAGATAGGGGAAGGCCTGGCCGATCACCGCGATCTTCGCGCCGCCGCGCTCGAAGATCCTGTAGGGCTCATAGGCCGGTTCGTCCCATTCGGCATCGAAGATGTTGGCACCGAGAAAGGCGAAGTCGAGCCCGTCGACGATCTCGTTGACCCGGTCGGTGCCGAGGGTGAATTCCCAATGGCTGGTCATCGCGTCCGGTTTCAGCAAGGCCATCGCATTGACCATGTCCTGCGCGGCCGAGCGCAGGCAGGTATAGGAGCCGTGCCAGGTGTCGCCGCCATCGAGCAGCAGCGCCTCGGGCCGGTCGGCGCGGATCGCCTTGACCACCGTCGCCACCCGGTCGAGCCCGCCCATCCGGCCATAGCCCCGGGCCAGCGAGACGAAATCGACATAGCTCAGCGCATAGGCCTCGGGCGAGCCGGCGGGGATGCCGTAGAGCCTGAGGAAATCGGCGCCCGTCACATGGGGAGGCTGCCCCTCGGCGGCCCCCACGCCGATATTGACCTCGGGCTCGCGGAACCAGATGGGCACGAGCTGGCCGTGGATGTCGGTGACATGGATAAGCGTCACATTGCCGAAGCTGTCGAACTCCAGGAGCCGGTCCTGGCTCAGCGCCTGCCGGGCGGCAAGCCGCGCCCAGTTGCCCGTGCCCGACGCCCCCCAGATGGCAGAGGCGGCAAGGGCGGCCTGTAGGAAATCCCGTCGCGCGATCATCGTCTCGGCCTCCTCTTCCGGGTCGTGGGCGCAGATCATATGCGCCAAGATGAATATCTCTGGTCGGAAAGGGCCCGCGCCGAAACCGGTGCGGGCCCTTCGTTCAGTTGCGGACGGACGGCCCCTCGACCGACAGCCCGTTGCCGCGCGAGGCGACGTAAAGCTCCAGCGCCACGAATTCGGGCGAGCCCGCCTTGAAGGGCACGCCACGGGTGTCACGGATGCAGCCGATGAAGCGGTCATGCGCGGCATTGAGCCTGGTGTTCTTCAGCCGGTAGCTGGGAAAGCCGTTGATCTGGCCCTGGCTCAGATGGTCGGCGCGGATGTAATGGTCGAAATACTGCTCGTGGCAATTGGCGCAGGACAGGTCGAGCTGGCCATAGCGGGTATAGTAGATCTCGCGGCCCTTCTCCCAGGTCGACTGCGCCGGGCCGTCGATGGCGACGCTGACCGGCAGCCCGCGCGACACCGAGGCGATCAGCGCGACCATGGCCGTCATGTCGGCCCCGATATAATCCCATTCCGGGGCGCCCATCCGCGCGCTGCGGCAGGCATTGATCATCTGTTCCAGGGTGCGGACCTTGCCCGCGCTTTCGACATATTTCGGATAGACCGCGCGCTGGCCGTACATGCCCTCCTCGACAGCGCCGTGACAATCGGCACAGGATTTGCCCTCGGTCCCCTCGGGCCTGTCCCAGACCGCGCGCGCCTCCTCGACAAAGACCATGCCCGGATTCTCGAAATCGTCCATCTCGAGCGCCTGGGTATCGTCGCTGCGAAAGGTCCAGCCCGAGCGGATCTCGTCGAACCGGTCCGCCAGATGGGCAGGCGCCGGCGCCCGGGTGACGATCTCGATCTCCTCGTTGATCACCAGCGGATCGTCCGGCCCCGCCGAGACCGCGGCACCGCCAAGCGTGCCGCAGCAGGCCAGCGCCGCAGCCGCCAGCCGTCCTGTCATGGTCTTCATGCCTTCCCCTCCCTCGGAGCCCCCGCCGCCACAGCGGAGGCGCCTCAACGACCGCTCGCAGCCCGGCTCAGCCGATGGCAATCGACTTGACTTCCTCGTAGACCGAGCCGTCATCGTCATACCAGGTGAAGACCATGTCGCCCGCCTCGGGGATCTGCGCCTCGAACTCGAAATAGGGATTGGTCGAGATCGCCGGAGCCAGCGCGACGTCGATCACGTTCTGGCCGTTGAAGGCCACCGCGAAGCGGTTGATGATCGAGCGCGGGATGAGAGAGCCGTCGCTGTCCTTGCGCTGACCCGATTCCATCTGGTGGCTGATCAGGGTCTTGATCACCACGGTTTCACCCGCCGCCGCCGTCCTGGGGGCCTTGACGCGGGCCTTGACGCCTTCTGCCATGTCTCGTTCTCCTCCTCTCGCCTCAGCTTCAGCTTCAGCTTCAGCCTTGGCCCGAACCTCAGCCGCCGCAGCCGCCGATGGTGACTTTCACGGTATTGGCCGCGCGCCGGAAACTGCCATCGCCCATCTTCGCGAGCGCGATCACCTCCTGGGTGCCGCCCAGCCGGATCCGGGTCGACAGGCGCTGCGCACCGGCCAGCGGGCCGAAGCTGACCCGCGCGACATCGGGGGTCGGGTTGGCCGAGGCCAGCACCAGGATCTCGACCGCGCCGGGGGCGTCGACCTCGATCGGCACGGTATTGCCATTCTCGGCGATCTCGGGCGTGGTGAGGGTAAGACCATCGGCCCCCGCCTCGGCACCGCCTGTGAACTCGGCGATCTTGTCCTCGACGGCCGCCTGCACCGCCCCTGCCGGCAGCGTCAGCGCCGCGGCAAGCCCGACGCCCAGCGCCATCGCTCCTCGTCTGGTGAACTCCATCTTCTCCCTCCTTGCTCGGACATGCCCGGAGACCGGGCCGATCACTGCGTCAGCGTCATCAGATAGGCGACGACATCCTCGATCTGCCCGGCCGTCATCAGCGGCCGGATCTCTCCTTCGATCGGCTTCGAGGTGAATGCGATCCCCGGGCGGTTGAAGCCCTCGACCCGGTAATAGCCGGGCATCACCGTGTCGGGGAACACGTTCTTGGAATTGACCAGGATGCCCCGGATCATCGCCTCGGGATAGCGCGCGGCGACCCCGTCGAGCGACGGGCCGACCGTGCCGGGAAACTGTGCGTCGGACATCTCGGTGACCTGATGACAGGCGATGCAGTTGGCGACCGAGCGGTCGGTCATCAGCCGGCGCCCCTGTGCCGGATCGCCCGGCGCATCGGTGAGCGGCAGGGCCACATGGCCCTGGGCATCCACCGCGACGGCCTGCGGCGCGACCTCTGCGGCCGCCCCCGGCGCCACACTTGCCCAAAGGGCAAGGCAGGCGGTCATCAACCCGATCCCTTGCATTGCCGCAGCCTCCTCCCTGTCTCTCCTCGCTCCGACTGTAGC is part of the Rhodovulum sp. MB263 genome and encodes:
- a CDS encoding NAD(P)/FAD-dependent oxidoreductase — translated: MSLNRRSFLGTGLALGAALSAPGAIGQARPRVVVVGGGAGGATAARYVAKDSGGAIEVVLIEPGKSYYTCFFSNLYLGGFREFASIAHDYGRLASRYGINVIHDLAVDIDRAARSVTLASGHALGYDRLIVAPGIDFVDGAVPGWDLTVQNRMPHAWKAGSQTQLLKAQVEAMRAGGVFCMIAPPDPFRCPPGPYERVSMVAHVLKRQNPTAKILIVDPKESFSKQALFEDGWARHYPGMIQRIGPDFGGADIELRPAGMEVVIDGMVETVDVCNVIPAQKAGHIAAVAGLADDSGFCPILPGTMQSRFDENVYVLGDATIAGDMPKSAFSANSQAKVAAMQVHAALTGARAFPAKYSNTCWSLIDSEDGVKVGASYQVGADRIAKVDGFVSQIGEDAALRKATYEESLGWYAGITADIFG
- the soxZ gene encoding thiosulfate oxidation carrier complex protein SoxZ, giving the protein MAEGVKARVKAPRTAAAGETVVIKTLISHQMESGQRKDSDGSLIPRSIINRFAVAFNGQNVIDVALAPAISTNPYFEFEAQIPEAGDMVFTWYDDDGSVYEEVKSIAIG
- a CDS encoding cytochrome C yields the protein MREELCLILALALGGAGAGRAETPVEAIGDPVRGAEIWVYCSGCHEIGPGAQPGIGPPLNGLFGRRAASVPDFPYSQSMRRAGDDGLTWTLETLDAYLENPLVLVSGTRMSFPGLEDAGERADLLAFLRRYSDKPSNIPEAAPTARAEEPRLPEATLALVGDPAWGEYLSSECTTCHQRDGSDRGIPSITLWPERKFVLAMHAYKQKLRPHPVMRMMAGRLSDEEIAALAAYFGGRGL
- the soxY gene encoding thiosulfate oxidation carrier protein SoxY, giving the protein MEFTRRGAMALGVGLAAALTLPAGAVQAAVEDKIAEFTGGAEAGADGLTLTTPEIAENGNTVPIEVDAPGAVEILVLASANPTPDVARVSFGPLAGAQRLSTRIRLGGTQEVIALAKMGDGSFRRAANTVKVTIGGCGG
- the soxC gene encoding sulfite dehydrogenase, whose protein sequence is MTDRPGAPTRRGFLKAGLAGGGALVAGKAAAEGPDPVIPDPLITETQPWAQMWGDGVDVTPYGLPIDYESDVIRRNVDWLTADTISSVNFTPIHALDGTITPQGCAFERHHSGAIDLPKEDYRLMINGLVETPLIFTYADLERFPRVNHTYFLECAANSGMEWAGAQLNGAQFTHGMIHNMEYSGVPLRTLLQEAGVRPEGKWVYVEGADASSNGRSIPLEKALDDCLVAFKANGEALRKEHGYPVRLCVPGWEGNMWIKWLRRVEVTTEAVESREETSKYTDTLADGTSRKWTWAMDAKSVITAPSPQAPITHGPGPLVITGLAWSGRGAIERVDVSLDGGANWQTARLARPGQRMALTRFYLDIDWDGSEMLLQSRAMDETGYVQPTKTALREIRGLNSVYHNNGIQTWWVKTSGEAENVEVS
- the soxB gene encoding thiosulfohydrolase SoxB, which gives rise to MIARRDFLQAALAASAIWGASGTGNWARLAARQALSQDRLLEFDSFGNVTLIHVTDIHGQLVPIWFREPEVNIGVGAAEGQPPHVTGADFLRLYGIPAGSPEAYALSYVDFVSLARGYGRMGGLDRVATVVKAIRADRPEALLLDGGDTWHGSYTCLRSAAQDMVNAMALLKPDAMTSHWEFTLGTDRVNEIVDGLDFAFLGANIFDAEWDEPAYEPYRIFERGGAKIAVIGQAFPYLPIANPKWMFPGLSFGVREERMAEVVDEVRGKGADLVVVLSHNGFDVDRKMAGNVPGIDVILTGHTHDALPQPVMVGQTLLIASGSNGKFVTRLDLDVREGRMMGFRHKLIPIFSDAIAPDPEMTALIERERAPYKDEMAEVLGTTDGLLYRRGNFNGTWDDLICNALIDEREADIALSPGFRWGPSLLPGDPITREDLYSATAMTYPNAYRSEMTGEMLHTILEDVADNLFNPDPYYQQGGDMVRVGGMGYRIDVTRPQGRRITDMTLLKTGEQIDPARSYVVSGWASVNEGTEGPPVWQVVEDYIKRQGTVRVDPNKSVVVSGA
- the soxA gene encoding sulfur oxidation c-type cytochrome SoxA, which codes for MKTMTGRLAAAALACCGTLGGAAVSAGPDDPLVINEEIEIVTRAPAPAHLADRFDEIRSGWTFRSDDTQALEMDDFENPGMVFVEEARAVWDRPEGTEGKSCADCHGAVEEGMYGQRAVYPKYVESAGKVRTLEQMINACRSARMGAPEWDYIGADMTAMVALIASVSRGLPVSVAIDGPAQSTWEKGREIYYTRYGQLDLSCANCHEQYFDHYIRADHLSQGQINGFPSYRLKNTRLNAAHDRFIGCIRDTRGVPFKAGSPEFVALELYVASRGNGLSVEGPSVRN
- a CDS encoding flavin reductase family protein, whose amino-acid sequence is MERFIPGPDTKRLYRDALGCFATGVTVVTAAGPDGPLGMTANSFSSVSLDPPLVLWSPARASARYPAMTGAERFAIHVLGAGEEDIAARFARSGDDFEGLDYAPDADPPLLEQGWIARFLCRQVALHDAGDHAIVIGHVEECARREGPPLVFAGGAYGDFSPVG
- a CDS encoding alpha-D-ribose 1-methylphosphonate 5-triphosphate diphosphatase, whose protein sequence is MPQFLHPLRFTGASILRDGEMQRRSIAIAEGRITKGPLPEVDLTGYLILPGIVDLQADSFGRHLPRRPAGPGTAPLAPDLVPDLALAATDREAAVHGVTTGWLTQDWSWEGGHRAPERAEALMAALAAYRPRMLTDLRLQLRCEIHTVATAERLLDAIGRHRIDYVMFHNRLDAAAERLQERTWPPPRRADRDGLAAAQAARPDVPRYLCRLAEAFDTMGVLYGSHGDPDGETRERFSMIGARIAEFPTTRRAAAAAKAMNDPVLLSAPDVMQDGSPPGQVPATDLIAQGLCDALVSDFYYPALSHAVWRLVDLGLKTLPQAWAMVSQRPAEILRLPDRGRLDIGRRADLCVINERTRMVEMTIAGGRLTYLAGEAAHRFVHRIHALDMAAE
- the soxX gene encoding sulfur oxidation c-type cytochrome SoxX, with the translated sequence MTACLALWASVAPGAAAEVAPQAVAVDAQGHVALPLTDAPGDPAQGRRLMTDRSVANCIACHQVTEMSDAQFPGTVGPSLDGVAARYPEAMIRGILVNSKNVFPDTVMPGYYRVEGFNRPGIAFTSKPIEGEIRPLMTAGQIEDVVAYLMTLTQ